In Malus sylvestris chromosome 16, drMalSylv7.2, whole genome shotgun sequence, the following are encoded in one genomic region:
- the LOC126608117 gene encoding probable inactive poly [ADP-ribose] polymerase SRO2, with protein MSTDQFEFEDQISMTIDNDEEILDAGSDGGDSNDAVSGRFGVFTRSGMVRVDDESFEHEIIRKSFVLGMDLAGRDTNIVAVHKNLSSDPTRRARFESFKIFTQAVARKCGGNANVKYGWYGGSKEELCDVLVHGFSRCREPAPNEVSYGVGVHMIPAKFTCDGALSSVVDESGLKHILLCRVILGKAEMVAPGSKQSQPSSQEVDTGVDNLVNPRRYVIWSAIMNSHIYPCYLISFKAPSTLPNVVSGVPTMQQSALRPPPTSPWMSFPALLSILSKFLPPTKMQLLVVCHNEFRANKITRPQLIQRVRQIAGDRLLIGVIKSVKRQTDAGANA; from the exons ATGTCGACCGATCAGTTTGAATTCGAAGACCAAATCTCGATGACTATTGATAATGACGAAGAAATTCTGGATGCTGGGTCTGATGGGGGCGATTCGAACGACGCAGTTTCGGGTCGGTTTGGGGTTTTCACCCGGAGCGGGATGGTCCGGGTGGACGACGAGAGTTTCGAGCACGAGATCATCAGGAAGAGCTTTGTTTTGGGCATGGATTTGGCCGGGAGGGACACGAATATTGTGGCGGTGCACAAGAACTTGAGCTCCGATCCGACGAGGAGGGCGAGGTTCGAGTCGTTTAAGATTTTCACTCAGGCGGTGGCTCGGAAATGCGGCGGGAACGCCAACGTTAAGTACGGTTGGTACGGCGGATCGAAGGAGGAACTTTGTGATGTTTTGGTCCATGGGTTCAGTCGGTGCAGGGAGCCTGCTCCAAATGAAGTGTCGTACGGTGTCGGTGTTCATATGATTCCTGCCAAATTTACATGTGATGG GGCATTGTCGTCGGTTGTTGATGAAAGTGGGCTGAAGCACATCTTGCTGTGCCGTGTGATATTGGGGAAGGCGGAAATGGTGGCGCCGGGGTCGAAGCAATCACAACCAAGCTCCCAGGAGGTGGACACTGGAGTGGACAATTTGGTCAATCCAAGAAGATATGTTATTTGGAGTGCTATCATGAACTCTCACATATACCCTTGCTATTTGATCAGCTTCAAGGCTCCTAGTACTCTCCCAAATG TTGTTTCAGGTGTTCCAACAATGCAGCAGAGTGCTTTGAGACCACCCCCCACGTCTCCATGGATGAGCTTCCCTGCTCTGCTGTCCATTCTCTCAAAGTTCTTGCCTCCGACGAAAATGCAGTTGCTCGTTGTTTGTCACAACGAATTCAGA GCGAACAAGATAACGCGCCCGCAGCTGATACAGAGAGTGAGGCAGATTGCCGGTGACAGGCTGTTGATTGGAGTGATCAAATCTGTCAAGAGGCAGACTGATGCCGGGGCAAATGCATGA
- the LOC126606395 gene encoding proline-rich receptor-like protein kinase PERK12, whose protein sequence is MQTYPTGNWEGRNFDRKKKGERLRIKGRRIMSESNEHESHPPDPHSPPHHDSPIAATLSDSKITAQPHDSTEDSKSTPSPPSPPPPSQAPPPKSESPPPKSDSPAPKSSPSPKPSPRPPSPPPSPPPPSSPPPSSPSPSSPPPSSSPPKSPPRPRSPPPSPSKDKGSPSGSSSPSPPASPPPPSGSSNENAPQPSSSGGSSSSKSPPTDSSQGGGSSQSSPSDSQSPPASPPPATPSTNPTTPSPPTVPSPPAVPAGSGTTTQPLPRPANSTPTLSPPSTRSQSAASDDSGGSSSRHTGTVIGLTLAGVFLIALVALIVVFVRKRKKQAQPYPPNYMPPTPGPPGTNLSTPGAYYHAQQQSSAASVPTESFYSSGPHGPSPQSSGDSGLIAANKVHFTYEELMEITNGFSRQNVLGEGGFGCVYKGWMPDGRVVAVKQLKAGSGQGEKEFRAEVEIISRVHHRYLLSLVGYCISEQQRLLIYEFVPNKTLEHHLHGAGMPVLEWTKRLKVALGSAKGLAYLHEDCHPKIIHRDIKSANILLDDAFEAQVADFGLAKLTNDMNTHVSTRVMGTFGYMAPEYANSGKLTDRSDVYSFGVVLLELVTGRKPVDPTRPLGDESLVEWARPLLIQALETGDLSELVDPRLEKHYVEGEMFRMIEAAAACVRHSALKRPRMAQVVRALDCEGELSDLTNGVKVGQSTAYDSGQYNEDINRFRRMALGSGGSSEISSADFTSREVSGPQSLWTRQDPSSDESDTRAFTTRGGEQIISGNQGRRF, encoded by the exons ATGCAAACCTATCCAAC GGGAAATTGGGAAGGAAGAAACTttgatagaaagaaaaaaggagagAGGTTACGAATTAAAGGAAGGAGAATTATGTCGGAATCAAATGAGCATGAATCTCACCCCCCTGACCCACATTCACCACCTCATCATGACTCACCAATCGCGGCAACGTTAAGTGACAGCAAGATCACCGCGCAGCCCCACGATAGTACCGAGGACAGCAAATCAACACCGTCACCGCCTTCCCCACCTCCGCCATCACAAGCGCCCCCTCCGAAATCAGAGTCTCCGCCTCCAAAATCAGACTCACCTGCCCCAAAGTCTTCACCATCCCCCAAACCTTCACCACGACCGCCATCTCCACCgccatctccacctccaccatCGTCACCACCTCCGTCTTCTCCATCCCCCtcttcaccaccaccatcatcatcgCCACCAAAGTCACCTCCTCGTCCTCGCTCACCACCACCTTCACCCTCAAAAGACAAAGGATCGCCATCTGGTTCATCATCGCCTTCTCCTCCAGCTTCTCCACCGCCACCTAGTGGTTCTTCCAATGAGAATGCTCCTCAACCATCATCCTCTGGAGGCAGTTCATCATCTAAATCACCACCAACTGATTCATCACAAGGCGGAGGCTCCTCTCAATCCTCACCTAGTGACTCTCAGTCGCCTCCAGCTTCTCCACCTCCAGCTACACCTTCAACCAACCCCACCACCCCATCTCCTCCTACAGTGCCTAGCCCTCCAGCGGTTCCAGCAGGTTCAGGAACTACAACTCAGCCTCTCCCTCGCCCTGCTAATTCCACCCCCACCCTCTCCCCTCCCTCAACCAGAAGTCAGTCTGCAGCTTCAGACGACTCAGGGGGTAGTAGTAGTAGGCATACAGGCACTGTCATTGGCTTGACGTTAGCTGGAGTTTTCCTCATTGCCTTGGTAGCCCTCATTGTTGTGTTTGTAAGGAAGAGAAAGAAGCAGGCACAACCATACCCCCCAAATTACATGCCTCCCACCCCCGGTCCCCCTGGCACTAACTTATCAACTCCGG GTGCATATTATCATGCGCAGCAACAGAGTTCTGCAGCTTCTGTTCCAACAGAAAGCTTCTATTCGAGTGGACCGCACGGACCTTCCCCGCAGAGTTCTGGAGATTCCGGTCTCATTGCTGCTAACAAGGTTCATTTCACCTACGAAGAATTGATGGAGATAACGAATGGATTTTCACGTCAAAACGTTCTCGGTGAGGGTGGTTTCGGATGCGTGTACAAGGGTTGGATGCCGGACGGAAGAGTTGTGGCAGTCAAGCAGCTCAAGGCTGGTAGTGGGCAGGGAGAGAAGGAATTTAGGGCTGAAGTTGAGATTATTAGTCGCGTGCATCATCGTTACTTGCTCTCTCTGGTGGGATACTGCATCTCTGAACAGCAAAGATTGCTTATCTATGAATTTGTTCCCAATAAAACTCTTGAGCACCATTTGCATG GTGCCGGAATGCCGGTGTTGGAATGGACCAAGAGACTCAAGGTTGCCTTGGGGTCTGCAAAAGGCTTGGCGTATTTACACGAAGACT GCCATCCAAAAATCATTCACAGAGACATTAAATCGGCAAACATTCTGCTGGATGATGCCTTTGAAGCACAG GTTGCAGACTTTGGGCTTGCCAAACTTACAAACGACATGAATACTCACGTATCCACTCGGGTCATGGGAACATTCGG GTACATGGCACCTGAGTATGCAAATAGTGGCAAATTGACGGACAGATCAGATGTATATTCGTTCGGAGTTGTGCTTCTAGAGCTTGTAACTGGGCGGAAACCTGTTGATCCAACTCGACCTTTAGGGGATGAGAGTTTGGTTGAATGG GCTCGTCCACTTCTTATTCAAGCCCTTGAAACTGGGGATTTGAGTGAATTAGTAGATCCTCGGCTTGAGAAACATTATGTGGAGGGTGAAATGTTCAGAATGATCGAGGCTGCTGCTGCTTGCGTGCGTCATTCTGCTCTAAAACGACCACGAATGGCGCAG GTGGTAAGAGCATTGGACTGTGAAGGTGAATTATCTGATCTAACGAACGGAGTGAAAGTTGGGCAGAGTACTGCATATGACTCTGGCCAGTACAATGAAGACATCAATAGATTCAGAAGGATGGCATTAGGAAGCGGAGGCAGCTCAGAGATATCCAGTGCAGATTTCACTTCCAGAGAGGTATCAGGACCCCAAAGTTTATGGACTCGCCAGGATCCTTCAAGTGATGAATCAGATACTCGAGCTTTTACCACGCGTGGTGGTGAGCAGATAATCAGCGGAAATCAAGGCAGACGGTTCTGA
- the LOC126606396 gene encoding transcription factor bHLH90 produces the protein MGLEAAMERLRPLVEAKQWDYCVVWKLGDDPSRFIELMGCCCGGGCDGGTVKVEEGESDETRVCRDGFLKHSIRTKACEALAQLPCSMPLYSGIHTEVVISMQPRWLCGHPNASASNPSQSHDSTGTRVLIPMLSGVIELFSTKNIPENRKMVELFMSSFNVSVKQEVISPHDYANVSLNASGPQRVLPSLSFASFIPRPHVLPSVSPSTSCPEGSSSGSNPSSHQHPLLSSHSKKPNCGDNLFQQPAGFASGSGSVEEEHNAKVNRKQSGHYRSKNLIAERNRRTKIKDGLFALRSLVPKITKMNTAAIIGDAIEYIEELQKKKKELQDELRELDEEEDLTKTKVDMKVLASDERKEGRICLTSAEQNKSSSSFVRKSPTVVQVEVNQIGKRDCLIKLFSEQNRGGFARLMENMDSLGLQVVDANVTTFDGNVLNILKVEANKDIQAKKLRDSLIQLTRGTNQTVHKGII, from the exons ATGGGTTTGGAGGCAGCAATGGAAAGGCTTCGACCCCTCGTAGAAGCCAAGCAATGGGACTACTGTGTCGTCTGGAAACTCGGCGACGACCCCTCCAG GTTTATTGAGCTGATGGGTTGCTGCTGCGGCGGCGGGTGCGACGGCGGTACTGTCAAAGTGGAAGAAGGAGAGAGCGATGAGACTCGGGTTTGCAGAGATGGGTTTCTGAAGCACTCGATCAGGACTAAGGCTTGTGAGGCGCTTGCTCAGCTTCCTTGTTCCATGCCTCTGTATTCTGG GATTCATACGGAGGTGGTGATATCGATGCAACCCAGGTGGCTCTGTGGGCATCCCAATGCCTCGGCTTCAAATCCTTCTCAATCTCAC GATTCAACTGGAACCCGAGTATTGATCCCGATGCTTAGTGGCGTTATTGAGCTTTTCTCCACAAAGAAT ATTCCGGAAAATCGAAAGATGGTAGAGTTGTTTATGTCTTCATTTAATGTCTCTGTAAAACAAGAAGTCATATCTCCACATGATTATGCCAATGTGAGCCTCAATGCTAGTGGACCACAAAGGGTGCTACCTTCTTTGAGTTTTGCAAGCTTCATTCCTAGGCCACACGTTTTACCCTCAGTTTCCCCATCGACCTCCTGCCCTGAGGGATCATCCAGCGGTTCGAACCCTTCAAGTCATCAACATCCATTGCTGTCTTCGCACTCTAAAAAGCCCAATTGTGGCGACAACTTGTTCCAGCAACCAGCAGGCTTTGCTTCAGGCAGTGGCAGTGTGGAAGAGGAACATAATGCAAAGGTTAACAGGAAACAAAGCGGGCACTACCGATCCAAGAATCTCATAGCTGAGAGAAATAGGAGGACAAAGATCAAAGACGGGCTCTTTGCTCTGCGTTCCCTAGTCCCGAAAATAACCAAG ATGAATACAGCTGCTATTATAGGAGATGCTATTGAATATATAGAAGagttgcagaagaagaagaaagaacttCAAGACGAGCTCAGGGAACTTGACGAAGAGGAGGACCTCACCAAGACCAAAGTGGATATGAAAGTTTTGGCCTCGGACGAGAGAAAGGAAGGCAGAATTTGCTTGACTTCTGCAGAGCAAAACAAGAGTTCCTCCAGTTTTGTCCGAAAAAGTCCAACCGTT GTGCAAGTGGAAGTGAACCAGATTGGCAAAAGAGATTGCTTGATTAAGCTATTCTCTGAGCAGAACCGAGGCGGGTTTGCAAGGTTGATGGAGAATATGGATTCCTTAGGACTTCAAGTTGTTGATGCCAATGTCACCACGTTCGACGGAAATGTCCTAAATATTCTCAAGGTTGAG GCAAACAAAGACATTCAGGCAAAGAAATTGAGAGACAGTTTAATCCAGCTAACAAGGGGGACAAATCAGACTGTTCATAAAGGGATAATCTGA